A genome region from Staphylococcus capitis subsp. capitis includes the following:
- a CDS encoding relaxase/mobilization nuclease domain-containing protein, translating to MATTKLGNTKSASRAINYAEKRAEEKSGLNCDIDYAKSSFKQTRALYGKENGVQAHTVIQSFKPGEVTPEQCNQLGLELAEKIAPNHQVAVYTHADTNHVHNHIVINSIDLETGKKYQSNKKQREFVKQKNDEVCREHGLSIPEHNATMRYTQAEKGLIEKGKTSWKDEIREKIEEAKLRTSDLESFSEHLTHLGVEIKVRGKNVSYKLSEGGKWVRGKTLGEDYTKEALENEFAVKHEKQSAERTIGTAPKDASRDIGHHRRTQVRTQVVSREDDFELE from the coding sequence ATGGCGACAACTAAATTAGGTAATACAAAATCGGCAAGTCGAGCAATCAATTACGCAGAAAAGCGAGCAGAAGAAAAAAGTGGCTTAAATTGTGATATAGATTATGCAAAATCATCGTTTAAGCAAACACGAGCTTTATACGGCAAAGAGAATGGTGTTCAAGCACATACAGTGATTCAATCGTTCAAGCCTGGCGAGGTAACGCCAGAGCAATGTAATCAATTGGGTTTAGAATTGGCAGAAAAGATTGCACCTAATCATCAAGTAGCCGTCTATACGCACGCAGATACAAATCATGTACACAATCATATTGTGATTAATTCAATTGATTTAGAAACTGGGAAAAAATATCAAAGCAATAAAAAACAAAGAGAGTTCGTAAAACAAAAAAATGATGAAGTATGTAGAGAACATGGTTTGTCTATACCTGAACACAACGCAACAATGCGTTACACTCAAGCTGAAAAAGGGTTGATTGAAAAAGGGAAAACATCTTGGAAAGATGAAATCAGAGAAAAAATTGAAGAAGCGAAACTTCGCACAAGCGATTTAGAGAGTTTCTCAGAGCATTTAACTCATTTAGGTGTGGAAATAAAGGTCAGAGGTAAAAACGTCTCATATAAGCTCTCAGAGGGGGGTAAATGGGTGCGTGGCAAAACGTTAGGAGAAGATTATACAAAGGAGGCACTGGAGAATGAGTTTGCAGTCAAACATGAAAAACAAAGCGCTGAAAGAACAATTGGAACAGCACCAAAAGACGCAAGCAGAGATATTGGACACCATCGAAGAACTCAAGTTCGAACTCAAGTGGTATCGAGAGAAGACGACTTTGAACTTGAGTAA
- a CDS encoding DUF334 domain-containing protein, whose translation MNLSKDDRALLQSIKAEQSEKVTEKVEDVLTKAVDEKLNVELIQNRVYDSMQKNEEKLYHTERRLAEELQESKKQSTLFKTGLMGILFAILFIGVVATFMGGLFNVLGFDHMYKGLEYQIKHSEGFVAFLWHLGYIIPYLMLAGLIWLLFALNDKFKY comes from the coding sequence TTGAACTTGAGTAAAGACGACAGAGCACTGCTACAAAGTATTAAAGCTGAACAATCAGAGAAAGTGACTGAAAAAGTTGAAGATGTCCTAACAAAGGCGGTCGATGAAAAGCTGAACGTTGAACTGATACAAAATCGAGTATATGACTCGATGCAAAAAAACGAAGAAAAGCTGTATCACACAGAACGGAGATTAGCGGAAGAACTACAAGAGAGTAAGAAGCAATCAACGTTATTCAAAACAGGCTTAATGGGTATTTTGTTTGCGATATTATTTATTGGTGTTGTCGCTACATTCATGGGTGGTTTATTCAATGTTTTAGGATTTGACCACATGTATAAAGGGCTAGAATATCAAATAAAGCACTCAGAGGGCTTTGTAGCGTTTTTATGGCATTTAGGATATATCATACCTTATTTAATGTTAGCAGGGCTTATATGGCTTCTATTTGCTTTGAATGACAAATTTAAATATTAG
- a CDS encoding IS6 family transposase has protein sequence MNYFRYKQFNKDVITVAVGYYLRYALSYRNISEILRERGVNVHYSTVYRWVQEYAPILYQIWKKKHKKAYYKWRIDETYIKIKGKWSYLYRAIDAEGHTLDIWLRKQRNNHSAYAFIKRLIKKFGKPQKVVTDQAPSTKVAMAKVIKAFKLKPDGHCTSKYLNNLIEQDHRHIKVRKTRYQSINTAKNTLKAIECIYALYKKNRRSLQIYGFSPCHETSIMLAS, from the coding sequence ATGAACTATTTCAGATATAAACAATTTAACAAGGATGTTATCACTGTAGCCGTTGGCTACTATCTAAGATATGCATTGAGTTATCGTAATATATCTGAAATATTAAGGGAACGTGGTGTAAACGTTCATTATTCAACGGTCTACCGTTGGGTTCAAGAATATGCCCCAATTTTATATCAAATTTGGAAGAAGAAGCATAAAAAAGCTTATTACAAATGGCGTATTGATGAAACGTACATCAAAATAAAAGGAAAATGGAGCTATTTATATCGTGCTATTGATGCAGAGGGACATACATTAGATATTTGGTTGCGTAAGCAACGAAATAATCATTCAGCATATGCGTTTATCAAACGTCTCATTAAAAAATTTGGAAAACCTCAAAAGGTAGTTACAGATCAGGCACCTTCAACGAAGGTAGCAATGGCTAAAGTAATTAAAGCTTTTAAACTTAAACCTGACGGTCATTGTACATCGAAATATCTGAATAACCTCATTGAGCAAGATCACCGTCATATTAAAGTAAGAAAGACAAGATATCAAAGTATCAATACGGCAAAGAATACTTTAAAAGCTATTGAATGTATTTACGCTCTATATAAAAAGAACCGCAGGTCTCTTCAGATCTACGGATTTTCCCCATGCCACGAAACTAGCATCATGCTAGCAAGTTAA
- the sarA gene encoding global transcriptional regulator SarA, giving the protein MAISKINDCFELLAMVTYADRLKSIIKKEFSISFEEFAVLTYISQNKEEEYYLKDIINHLNYKQPQVVKAVKNLSQEDYFNKKRNEHDERTVLILVNSKQRKKIDELLKRVNKRITEANDDNEV; this is encoded by the coding sequence ATGGCTATTTCAAAAATTAATGACTGCTTTGAATTATTAGCTATGGTCACTTATGCTGACAGATTAAAAAGTATTATTAAGAAGGAATTCTCAATCAGTTTTGAAGAATTCGCTGTTTTAACTTATATTAGTCAAAATAAAGAGGAAGAATATTATCTTAAAGATATTATTAACCACTTAAATTATAAACAGCCTCAAGTGGTAAAAGCTGTTAAAAACTTATCTCAAGAGGATTACTTCAATAAAAAACGTAACGAACACGATGAAAGAACAGTTTTAATCTTAGTTAACTCTAAACAACGTAAAAAAATTGACGAGCTATTAAAACGAGTTAACAAACGTATCACTGAAGCGAACGACGATAACGAAGTTTAA